A stretch of the Methanobacterium veterum genome encodes the following:
- a CDS encoding ATP-dependent DNA ligase — protein MKYKELVDVYEALNSTTKRLEKTAILAEFLKNTDAEILPIVTLLSLGKVFPTWSEKEMGVGLKLLMKAISLVVGVSPEAVEDSVRDRGDIGLASEYLFSNRFQSTLFTMPLTIVKVYNNMDKMADKSGKKAQGKKIEILRELLSSASPKEAKYITRTVLEELRVGLGEGTLKDALSEAFNINKEVVERAMMLTNDPGLVAEVAKEEGEEGLKNLTLIPGKPVKPMLAQLSKSVKDDIKEMGYALCEVKYDGFRVQIHRIGDEIKVFTRRLDNIKDAVPEIVEYIEKCLPHKDFIVEGEIIAMREGKPISFQYVLQRVRRKYEVERLRLEVPLTLYLFDALYFEKPLIDTAFEERRKILESISKIDDGKFGLSTQVKVTPEHTAYAEDLFKLAIEKGHEGIMIKDPHAPYMPGIRGKKMLKFKATPETLDLVIVGGIYGRGRRANLIGSYLVAAQDGNGALKTIAHTATGLDDNTLLELSNKVESAIIEKKGRKVKSEPEIILEVAFSEIVKSPEYEGGYSLRFPVVKRIREDLSIEDIDTVERVESIFKSKS, from the coding sequence ATGAAATACAAAGAGCTCGTGGATGTCTATGAAGCATTGAATTCCACCACCAAAAGACTTGAGAAGACAGCAATTCTTGCGGAGTTTCTAAAAAATACTGATGCAGAAATTCTCCCAATTGTCACGTTATTATCATTGGGGAAAGTATTTCCAACATGGAGCGAAAAAGAAATGGGAGTAGGTTTAAAACTCCTTATGAAAGCCATATCATTAGTTGTAGGTGTGAGCCCTGAAGCTGTGGAGGACAGCGTAAGGGACAGGGGAGACATCGGTTTAGCTTCAGAATATCTTTTCAGTAATAGATTTCAATCAACTCTATTTACAATGCCCCTAACTATAGTCAAAGTTTACAACAATATGGACAAAATGGCAGATAAATCAGGAAAAAAAGCACAGGGCAAAAAGATAGAAATTTTACGTGAACTTCTTTCATCTGCATCACCAAAAGAAGCCAAATACATCACAAGAACCGTTCTTGAAGAGCTTAGAGTTGGACTCGGAGAAGGTACACTCAAAGATGCCCTTTCAGAAGCTTTTAACATAAACAAAGAAGTTGTAGAAAGAGCTATGATGCTTACAAATGATCCTGGCCTTGTTGCAGAAGTAGCCAAAGAAGAAGGAGAAGAAGGTCTTAAAAATCTGACACTTATACCGGGAAAACCTGTAAAACCAATGCTTGCCCAACTTTCAAAGAGCGTTAAAGATGATATTAAAGAAATGGGTTATGCCCTCTGTGAAGTTAAATATGATGGTTTCAGAGTCCAGATTCATAGAATTGGAGATGAAATCAAAGTTTTCACAAGAAGGCTGGATAACATAAAAGATGCAGTTCCAGAAATCGTTGAATACATCGAAAAATGCCTGCCCCATAAAGATTTTATTGTTGAAGGAGAAATAATCGCTATGAGAGAGGGAAAGCCAATTTCGTTCCAGTATGTCCTTCAGAGAGTGCGGAGAAAGTATGAAGTTGAGAGATTACGGCTTGAAGTTCCATTAACATTGTATCTTTTCGACGCTCTTTACTTCGAAAAACCACTTATCGATACGGCATTTGAGGAAAGGCGTAAAATACTTGAATCAATCTCCAAAATAGATGATGGAAAATTTGGTCTCAGTACCCAGGTCAAAGTAACACCAGAACACACCGCCTATGCAGAAGACCTTTTCAAGCTTGCAATTGAAAAAGGACATGAAGGAATAATGATAAAAGACCCTCATGCCCCATACATGCCAGGTATAAGAGGCAAAAAGATGCTTAAATTTAAAGCTACGCCTGAAACTCTGGATTTAGTAATTGTAGGTGGAATATACGGCAGAGGGAGAAGGGCAAACCTCATAGGTTCTTATCTTGTTGCTGCGCAGGATGGAAATGGAGCTTTAAAAACAATAGCACATACCGCAACTGGACTCGATGATAACACTCTGCTCGAACTCTCTAATAAAGTTGAAAGCGCAATTATAGAAAAAAAAGGCAGGAAAGTGAAATCAGAGCCTGAGATTATCCTTGAAGTAGCATTCAGTGAGATTGTTAAAAGTCCAGAATACGAAGGTGGTTACTCCTTAAGATTCCCTGTTGTTAAAAGAATAAGGGAAGATTTAAGTATTGAAGATATTGACACTGTTGAACGCGTGGAGTCAATTTTTAAGAGTAAAAGTTAA
- a CDS encoding Fpg/Nei family DNA glycosylase codes for MPELPEVEAFGKYLDRTSLDKIIENVDVKNPELLQNVEADVLKEKLEGHKFKYTKRYGKYTLTSLDNGFWLILHYGMTGRLKYFKNKDEAPHYDRLLITFEDESHIAFDDPRKFGKINLTSSIGNFVKEKKLGPDATEIDLKTFKQIFERKKGAIKSALMDQHIIAGIGNIYSDEILFQTCIHPKAPANKLNNYQIEQIFKVMKDVLKTSVDKRIAGEELPDSFIIPHRRKNGKCPNSDIKLKTIKVSSRTAYYCPECQKEIFE; via the coding sequence ATGCCTGAACTACCTGAAGTGGAAGCATTTGGAAAATATTTAGATAGGACTTCACTTGATAAAATTATTGAAAATGTAGATGTTAAGAACCCTGAACTTCTTCAAAATGTAGAGGCAGATGTCTTAAAAGAAAAATTAGAAGGTCACAAATTTAAATATACTAAAAGATATGGTAAATATACTCTTACATCTCTAGATAATGGATTCTGGCTAATTTTACATTATGGGATGACTGGAAGACTCAAATACTTCAAAAATAAGGATGAAGCACCTCATTATGATCGACTTCTTATAACTTTTGAAGATGAGAGCCACATTGCATTCGATGATCCGCGGAAGTTTGGAAAGATCAATTTGACTTCTTCAATTGGAAACTTTGTTAAAGAAAAGAAGTTAGGGCCTGATGCGACTGAAATTGATCTAAAAACATTTAAGCAGATATTTGAAAGGAAAAAAGGTGCCATTAAATCAGCTTTGATGGATCAGCATATAATAGCTGGCATTGGAAATATATATTCTGACGAAATACTTTTTCAGACGTGTATTCATCCTAAAGCGCCTGCTAATAAGTTAAATAATTACCAAATAGAACAAATTTTTAAAGTAATGAAAGACGTGCTTAAAACATCGGTGGATAAAAGAATCGCAGGCGAAGAACTTCCAGATTCATTTATAATTCCTCACAGAAGAAAGAATGGAAAATGCCCAAATTCTGATATAAAATTAAAAACAATTAAAGTTTCAAGTAGAACTGCTTATTATTGCCCTGAATGTCAAAAAGAAATATTTGAGTAA
- a CDS encoding DUF72 domain-containing protein yields the protein MKSNQKYFLGCSGWYYNDWAGNFYPEKLSKSRWLEYYSKQFNTVEINNTFYRFPSEKTVKGWYNKTPDNFKLTLKANQVITHRRRFKNTQSTLTRFYGLAEILNEKLGCILFQVPPQKSKDIDFLKNAVNQFDLSKNNIIEFRHPSWYNDEVYDLLNESEVGFCSVSSADLPDDLVTTANITYIRFHGVGSEKYHYLYSDKELKEWVDKLKESNSDQVFCYFNNDYNANAPKNAQMLQKMIDSSQ from the coding sequence ATGAAATCAAATCAAAAATACTTTTTAGGCTGCTCTGGATGGTATTATAATGACTGGGCAGGAAATTTTTATCCTGAAAAACTAAGTAAGTCAAGATGGTTGGAATACTACTCTAAACAGTTTAACACCGTAGAAATTAACAACACTTTTTATCGATTTCCAAGCGAAAAGACAGTTAAAGGGTGGTATAACAAAACTCCCGACAATTTTAAACTTACTCTAAAAGCCAATCAGGTTATTACCCATAGAAGACGATTTAAAAACACACAAAGCACACTTACTCGATTCTATGGTCTTGCAGAAATTCTTAATGAAAAATTAGGATGCATATTATTCCAGGTTCCTCCTCAAAAATCAAAAGATATTGACTTTTTAAAAAATGCCGTCAACCAGTTTGACCTTTCAAAAAATAATATTATAGAATTTAGACATCCGAGCTGGTATAATGACGAAGTTTATGACTTATTAAACGAATCTGAAGTAGGATTTTGTTCGGTTTCATCTGCTGATCTTCCCGACGATCTTGTAACAACAGCAAATATCACTTACATTAGATTTCACGGAGTTGGAAGTGAAAAATACCACTATCTTTATTCAGATAAAGAATTGAAAGAATGGGTAGATAAGCTAAAAGAATCAAATTCAGATCAAGTATTTTGTTATTTTAATAATGATTATAATGCAAATGCACCCAAAAATGCTCAAATGCTGCAAAAAATGATCGATAGCTCCCAATAA
- a CDS encoding glycosyltransferase family 2 protein: MKFITIIPAYNEEKAIESVVKCALKYCDVLVVDDGSGDSTYGRAKSAGAKIVKHEKNMGKGAAIKSGLKEALNHNYDVLIVLDGDGQHNPDCIPSFISNIGDNELIIGSRFKNGNPENMPVWRKLSNKITTGLIKFVTGYNLTDSQSGFRAMSRDAAELFLDIKYDDYVYESEMLYKASEHEIEVNEASIPCTYGDEKSYVTKIHALKYILFIIGLLGRKFKVRIISNPIAAKLGN, encoded by the coding sequence ATGAAATTTATCACTATAATTCCGGCCTACAATGAAGAAAAAGCTATTGAGAGCGTAGTAAAATGTGCACTTAAATACTGTGATGTTTTAGTAGTGGATGACGGTTCGGGTGACAGTACTTATGGTCGCGCAAAAAGTGCAGGTGCTAAAATAGTAAAACATGAAAAAAATATGGGTAAAGGTGCCGCTATAAAATCTGGACTTAAAGAAGCTTTAAATCATAATTATGATGTTTTAATAGTGCTTGATGGTGATGGTCAACATAATCCTGATTGTATACCTTCCTTTATATCAAATATAGGGGATAATGAACTGATAATAGGTTCAAGATTTAAAAATGGAAATCCTGAGAATATGCCGGTTTGGAGAAAACTTTCAAATAAAATTACAACGGGTCTTATTAAATTTGTAACTGGCTACAACCTTACCGATAGTCAGAGTGGTTTTAGGGCCATGTCAAGGGATGCTGCGGAACTTTTTTTAGATATAAAATATGATGATTATGTATATGAATCTGAAATGCTTTATAAGGCATCTGAACATGAAATAGAAGTTAATGAAGCGTCAATACCATGTACGTATGGTGATGAGAAGTCTTATGTAACTAAAATACACGCTTTAAAATATATATTGTTTATTATTGGTCTTTTAGGCAGGAAATTCAAGGTTAGGATTATAAGTAATCCTATTGCTGCAAAATTAGGTAATTAG
- a CDS encoding OB-fold nucleic acid binding domain-containing protein produces MKDSQIFTVALIIAILGLSGMMLLSDKITPQEIKIKDLNKGMLDEDVSIVGLVEKIDKSPRSNTYFLQLRDGTGKTTAVIFDSAVLDLEKNNLTPLSFINHRVKITGKVQQYNGNMELILNDGKSLKIIV; encoded by the coding sequence ATGAAAGATAGTCAAATTTTTACAGTAGCCTTGATAATTGCAATTTTAGGTTTATCCGGAATGATGCTGCTTTCAGACAAAATAACACCTCAAGAAATTAAAATAAAAGACCTAAACAAAGGAATGCTTGATGAAGATGTATCAATTGTGGGCTTGGTCGAGAAAATAGACAAATCTCCAAGAAGCAATACTTATTTTTTACAGTTAAGAGATGGAACTGGGAAAACCACAGCCGTGATATTTGATAGTGCAGTATTAGACCTTGAAAAGAATAATTTAACTCCACTGTCCTTTATAAATCATAGGGTGAAAATAACAGGGAAAGTGCAGCAGTATAATGGAAATATGGAGCTAATTTTAAATGATGGAAAGTCCCTAAAAATAATTGTTTAA
- the glmM gene encoding phosphoglucosamine mutase, with the protein MKRLFGTFGVRRLANTELTPEFASKIAASYGTLVKGKVAVGGDTRTSTEMIKHAVISGLLSSGCDVIDLGALPTPALQFAVRNYYDGGIMITASHNPPKYNGIKLMDSYGIGTPDDMELKIEDMFFDSAPDRVPWNEIGKVEKDEGILEEYIQNVIDRVDAEAIKQAKLKVIVDCGSGAACFTTPYLLRKLGCEVLTMNCQPDGFFPGRDPEPTEPNLKELIEVVKATGADIGVAHDGDADRTICIDENGNFVFGDKSFALVEKYMLKENNGGLIVTTVATSSAIYDIANEYNGEVTATRVGDLIVARELKDKDGLFGGEENGGLIFPDFVYGRDAALSTAKVIEIIAKTGKPLSKLIEELPVYYSEKMKIECPDELKQEVMQKIAEETREFEVDTTDGVKIFKEEGWVIIRPSGTEPIFRCFAEAKTKEEATKMAEWGISLISKYLK; encoded by the coding sequence ATGAAAAGACTATTTGGAACATTTGGGGTCAGAAGACTTGCAAATACAGAATTAACTCCAGAATTTGCATCAAAAATTGCCGCATCCTATGGAACACTTGTAAAAGGGAAAGTTGCAGTTGGAGGAGACACAAGAACATCCACAGAAATGATAAAGCATGCAGTGATAAGCGGTTTATTATCATCAGGATGTGATGTGATCGATCTTGGAGCTTTACCAACACCTGCTCTCCAATTCGCTGTTAGGAATTATTATGATGGGGGAATCATGATAACAGCTTCTCATAATCCTCCAAAGTATAATGGAATAAAGTTAATGGATTCTTATGGTATAGGAACTCCTGATGATATGGAACTAAAGATTGAAGATATGTTTTTCGACAGCGCCCCTGATAGAGTACCCTGGAATGAGATTGGGAAAGTAGAAAAGGATGAAGGAATACTAGAGGAGTATATCCAGAATGTCATAGATCGTGTAGATGCAGAAGCAATTAAACAAGCGAAATTAAAAGTAATTGTAGACTGTGGAAGCGGAGCTGCGTGCTTTACAACACCTTACCTTTTAAGAAAGTTAGGTTGTGAAGTACTTACCATGAACTGCCAGCCTGATGGATTTTTCCCAGGGAGGGACCCTGAACCTACAGAGCCAAATCTTAAAGAATTAATTGAAGTTGTAAAAGCAACCGGAGCAGATATTGGTGTTGCACATGATGGGGACGCAGACCGTACTATATGTATAGATGAAAATGGAAATTTTGTTTTTGGTGATAAATCATTTGCACTAGTTGAAAAATACATGTTAAAAGAAAACAACGGGGGATTAATTGTTACAACCGTAGCTACATCTTCTGCAATTTACGACATTGCAAATGAATACAACGGCGAAGTTACAGCAACAAGAGTTGGAGATTTAATTGTTGCAAGAGAACTAAAAGATAAAGACGGCCTATTTGGTGGAGAAGAAAATGGAGGGCTAATATTCCCTGATTTCGTTTACGGGAGAGATGCTGCTCTTTCAACCGCTAAAGTCATTGAAATAATTGCAAAAACTGGAAAACCTCTTTCAAAGCTCATTGAAGAACTTCCGGTTTATTATTCAGAAAAAATGAAAATAGAATGTCCAGATGAGTTAAAACAGGAAGTTATGCAGAAAATTGCAGAAGAAACCCGTGAATTTGAAGTAGATACAACTGATGGAGTTAAAATCTTTAAAGAGGAAGGATGGGTTATAATAAGACCTTCTGGAACCGAGCCAATATTTAGATGTTTTGCAGAAGCCAAAACAAAAGAAGAAGCTACTAAAATGGCCGAATGGGGAATATCCCTTATCTCTAAATACTTAAAATAG
- a CDS encoding flippase-like domain-containing protein, whose translation MKRFYVFAVSIALIVLLVLWVGPASIINAFKTAKWEWLLVALLIHLLVIEVRALRWGFIINKPFEIKNNYIVKTIGLFAGNFSPMRTAGEVLNALAGKKINKISLSEGLSAGLTERLFDFLIVALLLIISSIWIENMRFVSIIGAVGSLIMVLLVYLVNWREDTSIWIYNKIHPVLCKLPINNETLDNIYLKFTEGLKGMTSHTNSFTTSKNLVFVSILAFMSWILECLRLYVVFYAFNVQISFTSVIIILILANIIGIASALPGGIGSIELSLTGLFALFGVPTALGGSIALADRLVSFWMVSVLGIIFSSYYAKDILSEIKNYTLDIGVLKDK comes from the coding sequence TTGAAACGATTTTATGTATTCGCTGTTAGTATAGCTTTAATTGTTTTGCTTGTATTGTGGGTAGGGCCTGCCAGTATTATAAATGCTTTTAAAACTGCTAAGTGGGAATGGCTTTTGGTGGCTCTTTTAATTCACCTTCTGGTTATTGAAGTAAGGGCTCTTAGATGGGGATTTATAATAAATAAGCCCTTTGAAATTAAAAATAATTATATTGTAAAAACAATAGGGCTTTTTGCAGGTAACTTTTCCCCAATGCGGACAGCAGGTGAAGTTCTAAATGCACTTGCAGGTAAAAAGATCAATAAAATATCCCTATCTGAAGGATTGTCTGCAGGGTTAACTGAAAGGCTTTTTGACTTTTTAATTGTGGCACTTCTGCTTATTATATCCTCTATATGGATAGAAAACATGCGTTTCGTGTCTATTATAGGGGCTGTTGGGTCTTTAATAATGGTGCTGTTGGTATATCTTGTAAATTGGAGAGAAGACACTAGTATATGGATATATAATAAAATTCACCCTGTTTTATGTAAACTGCCCATTAATAATGAAACTCTGGACAATATATATCTCAAGTTTACAGAAGGGCTAAAGGGAATGACTAGCCATACAAATTCCTTTACAACAAGTAAAAATTTAGTTTTTGTATCTATCTTAGCATTTATGTCGTGGATTTTAGAATGTCTCAGGCTCTATGTAGTATTTTATGCATTTAATGTTCAAATAAGTTTTACTTCAGTTATTATAATACTGATCCTGGCAAATATTATTGGAATAGCTTCTGCACTCCCTGGAGGAATAGGATCAATTGAATTATCCCTTACTGGTCTTTTTGCGCTATTTGGCGTGCCAACAGCGCTAGGTGGAAGTATAGCTCTTGCAGACAGGTTAGTTTCCTTCTGGATGGTTAGTGTACTGGGTATAATATTTTCATCTTACTATGCAAAGGATATACTGAGTGAAATTAAAAATTATACTTTGGATATCGGGGTTTTAAAGGATAAATAA
- a CDS encoding uracil-DNA glycosylase, with the protein MNLEELCEVASTCVKCPLHESRTKVVFGEGSKNAKIMLVGEAPGKKEDETGRPFIGMAGRILSEIIEEAGMDRSDIYITSIVKCRPENNRKPKKLEYTTCIDLYLNKQIELIDPDIVGLLGNSAAYALIGKKNIKQIHGNTYELNGRKYMALFHPAAALYSRVLLPQLKEDMVILKKAVEQ; encoded by the coding sequence ATGAATTTAGAAGAGCTTTGTGAAGTTGCAAGTACCTGTGTTAAATGCCCATTACATGAGAGCAGAACCAAAGTTGTTTTTGGGGAAGGCTCGAAAAATGCTAAAATAATGCTTGTAGGGGAAGCACCTGGAAAAAAAGAAGATGAAACTGGAAGACCATTTATTGGAATGGCAGGTAGGATTTTAAGTGAGATAATAGAAGAAGCAGGCATGGATCGGTCTGATATTTATATCACTTCAATTGTAAAGTGCAGGCCTGAAAACAACCGAAAACCAAAAAAGTTAGAATATACTACCTGTATTGATCTCTATTTAAACAAGCAGATAGAATTAATTGACCCTGATATTGTGGGATTGCTTGGAAACAGTGCAGCTTATGCCTTAATTGGTAAAAAGAATATTAAACAGATTCATGGAAATACATACGAATTAAACGGTAGAAAATATATGGCTCTTTTCCACCCAGCTGCAGCGTTGTATTCACGTGTACTTTTACCCCAATTAAAAGAGGACATGGTAATTCTTAAAAAAGCTGTTGAACAGTAG